A stretch of the Vibrio aquimaris genome encodes the following:
- a CDS encoding class II glutamine amidotransferase, which produces MCRWLAYQGESIYLDELVYEPEHSLVQQSIDARKAVTRVNADGFGLGWYTERETPGQFHEVLPAWGDENLRSLTHHIRSHRFMAHVRSSTGTQVSRSNCHPFIIDNWMFLHNGQIGEFEQVKYDLHQQLPEDLFLKRMGTTDSELIFLLMLKNGLREQPVDAIRQTLLDITQLMENRNIKEPLKASICISDGVKLWAARYSSVNEAPTVFIRKKGSNISLASEPLERNRDWKKITAQSILVIEGDTVTSHTI; this is translated from the coding sequence ATGTGCCGTTGGTTAGCTTATCAGGGTGAATCAATTTATCTCGATGAGTTGGTATACGAGCCTGAGCACTCATTAGTGCAGCAGAGTATCGATGCCAGAAAAGCGGTTACGCGAGTAAATGCAGATGGTTTTGGCCTTGGTTGGTATACAGAAAGAGAGACTCCAGGTCAATTTCACGAAGTATTGCCAGCGTGGGGGGATGAAAACCTTCGCTCTCTCACCCATCATATCCGCTCTCACCGATTTATGGCGCATGTGCGCTCTTCTACAGGAACTCAAGTGTCTCGCTCCAACTGCCACCCATTTATTATTGATAATTGGATGTTTCTTCACAATGGGCAGATAGGTGAGTTTGAGCAGGTGAAATATGACTTGCATCAGCAGTTACCTGAAGATCTGTTCTTAAAGAGAATGGGAACCACAGACAGTGAGCTTATCTTTCTGCTTATGCTCAAAAATGGCTTACGAGAACAGCCCGTTGACGCGATAAGACAAACCCTTCTGGATATTACTCAGTTAATGGAGAACCGCAACATCAAAGAACCCCTAAAAGCATCAATATGTATTTCCGATGGTGTGAAGCTTTGGGCGGCTCGCTACAGCTCTGTCAATGAGGCGCCGACCGTATTCATACGTAAGAAAGGATCTAATATTTCGTTGGCATCTGAGCCTTTGGAGCGAAATCGTGATTGGAAGAAAATTACTGCGCAGAGTATCCTAGTCATTGAAGGTGATACTGTAACCTCGCATACCATTTAG
- a CDS encoding LysR family transcriptional regulator, whose product MSLNHINLNLLRSLQVLLEECHVSRAAFRLNITQSAMSRQLAQLRELCSDPLLVRQGNALVPTSKAVGMQEQLTYLLEEFEQLLQDKPFDPKTWQQEFVFSSSDYVAQYIVPDVVSEMVKQAPNVNLAYRLWRPGYMQNFSEMGIHLASTMQPHKPKNMISIKIGEDTSVCLMRRGHPASKNEDIRVNDLAYYPHVKVTGGGDKDSIADEALRVMGVDRRIALQIPFFSAAVNALLSSDYLMIVPEHIAANLSQEHPLMFSSLPFDPEPHRYWLMWHPKYDQDKAHSWIRDLILGCIRTSKHSVAMI is encoded by the coding sequence ATGTCGTTAAACCACATCAATCTTAACTTGCTGCGCTCGTTACAAGTATTACTCGAAGAATGTCATGTAAGCAGAGCTGCATTTAGACTTAATATCACGCAATCAGCAATGAGTCGTCAACTTGCTCAATTGAGAGAATTGTGCAGTGATCCCTTGCTAGTAAGGCAGGGAAACGCTTTAGTGCCGACTTCAAAAGCCGTGGGTATGCAAGAGCAGCTCACGTATCTTTTGGAAGAGTTTGAACAACTGCTGCAAGACAAGCCATTTGACCCTAAAACGTGGCAACAGGAGTTCGTGTTTTCTTCCAGCGACTATGTGGCTCAGTATATCGTCCCTGATGTGGTTTCTGAGATGGTAAAACAGGCGCCTAATGTGAATCTCGCTTATCGCTTATGGAGGCCAGGCTATATGCAGAATTTTTCTGAAATGGGTATACATTTGGCTTCTACTATGCAGCCTCACAAGCCCAAAAATATGATCAGTATAAAGATTGGCGAAGATACGTCTGTGTGCCTAATGCGCAGAGGGCACCCTGCATCAAAAAATGAAGACATAAGGGTTAATGATTTAGCTTATTACCCGCACGTTAAAGTAACGGGTGGGGGAGACAAAGACTCAATAGCAGACGAAGCATTGCGAGTCATGGGCGTGGATCGTCGTATCGCATTACAAATTCCATTTTTCTCGGCAGCAGTGAATGCACTACTCTCAAGTGACTATCTTATGATAGTTCCTGAGCATATAGCGGCAAATCTGTCTCAAGAGCATCCACTGATGTTTTCTTCTCTGCCATTTGATCCTGAACCTCACCGATATTGGCTGATGTGGCATCCAAAATACGATCAAGACAAGGCACATTCTTGGATACGTGACTTGATACTTGGTTGCATTCGTACATCCAAACACTCAGTTGCTATGATTTAA
- a CDS encoding LysE family translocator, producing MTITIWLSLFTICILGAMSPGPSLAMVAKHSLTGGRGNGLATAWAHALGIGVYAFVTLIGLAVVLQQSPLIFKAISYCGAGYLAYLGYNALRSKGGVAAKLESGEETSLWQSAKEGFLISILSPKIALFFIALFSQFVAVGDSLTAKLVIVLTPLVIDGLWYTTITFLLSSPRLLDKIRSKAQLIDRLSGIVLILLALRVVMTV from the coding sequence ATGACAATCACAATTTGGTTATCACTTTTTACAATCTGTATTTTAGGAGCCATGTCTCCTGGGCCTAGCCTTGCTATGGTCGCGAAGCATAGTTTAACTGGTGGTCGTGGAAATGGGTTAGCGACAGCTTGGGCCCATGCTTTGGGTATTGGTGTTTATGCGTTCGTGACTTTGATTGGTTTGGCTGTGGTCCTTCAGCAGTCACCTCTGATCTTCAAAGCGATTAGCTATTGTGGTGCGGGGTATCTAGCCTATCTTGGTTATAATGCATTGCGCTCTAAAGGAGGCGTGGCAGCAAAGCTGGAATCTGGTGAAGAGACCTCGCTGTGGCAATCCGCAAAGGAAGGTTTTCTAATTTCGATTCTCAGCCCTAAGATCGCGTTATTCTTTATTGCTTTGTTTAGTCAATTCGTTGCGGTTGGAGACAGCCTAACTGCAAAGTTAGTGATTGTTTTGACTCCTCTAGTAATAGACGGTTTGTGGTACACCACCATTACTTTTTTACTATCAAGCCCGCGCCTGTTAGATAAAATTCGTTCCAAAGCGCAATTAATTGATCGCTTGTCAGGTATTGTTTTGATACTTTTAGCATTAAGGGTTGTTATGACTGTATAG
- a CDS encoding Gfo/Idh/MocA family protein: MIRLAIVGTNWITDQFIEAALKTQKYQLVGVYSRSLDKAREFAEKYGSLALYDDFDAFAKCSSIDAVYIASPNSLHAPQATKLLESGKHVICEKPLAANDTLAKKMYRTALDNEVVLFEAFMSPHTPNFKLLKQHSSKLGKLRKAFITYCQYSSRYPRYLAGEMPNTFNPKFANGSVMDIGYYCVGSAVELFGEPLSVKAHAQLLDSGVDGSGSIILGYDGFEVVLQHSKTSDSYLPSEIQGEEGALLMEMIATGKKLTKITQGSVGIDLTVKQDPNPMYYEALAFADQYAQNQIDEACMKRSLIVAKLLTEIRRQTGVKFPTDGE; the protein is encoded by the coding sequence ATGATAAGACTTGCCATAGTGGGGACTAACTGGATTACTGACCAGTTTATTGAAGCGGCGTTGAAAACCCAAAAGTACCAACTCGTTGGTGTGTATTCTCGTTCACTTGACAAAGCGAGAGAGTTTGCTGAGAAGTATGGTTCTTTGGCTTTGTACGATGATTTTGATGCGTTTGCAAAGTGCTCGTCGATTGACGCTGTTTATATTGCCAGTCCTAACTCACTTCATGCACCTCAAGCAACAAAATTACTCGAATCGGGTAAACATGTCATCTGTGAAAAGCCCTTGGCAGCCAACGATACGTTAGCAAAAAAAATGTATCGAACGGCCTTGGATAATGAAGTTGTCTTATTTGAAGCTTTTATGTCCCCTCACACTCCAAACTTTAAGCTGCTTAAACAGCATAGCAGCAAGCTTGGTAAGCTTCGCAAAGCTTTTATCACTTATTGCCAGTACTCTTCTCGTTATCCTAGATATCTTGCTGGGGAGATGCCTAATACTTTTAACCCCAAATTTGCCAATGGCTCAGTGATGGATATTGGCTACTATTGTGTAGGCTCGGCGGTGGAACTATTTGGCGAGCCGCTGTCTGTTAAAGCACATGCCCAGCTTTTAGATTCAGGGGTCGATGGTAGCGGTAGCATTATTTTGGGTTATGACGGATTTGAAGTGGTTCTTCAGCACTCAAAAACCAGTGATTCTTATCTACCGAGCGAGATTCAAGGTGAAGAAGGCGCTCTGCTAATGGAAATGATTGCTACCGGAAAAAAGTTAACCAAGATTACCCAGGGCAGTGTAGGCATTGATTTAACGGTCAAACAAGACCCTAACCCCATGTATTATGAAGCACTGGCGTTTGCTGACCAATATGCTCAGAATCAAATTGATGAAGCGTGCATGAAGCGCTCATTGATAGTGGCTAAATTATTGACAGAAATTCGCAGGCAAACGGGTGTGAAGTTTCCAACTGATGGAGAGTAA
- a CDS encoding OsmC family protein, with protein MKAEVKWVEGLKFLGLSESGHSMVMDGSGGESAPSPMEMVLMAAGGCSSVDVVDGLTRHGQRVSACRAKLNTERRDTAPRLFTKVNIHFEISGDGLDTDIVDKVTADSLQKYCSVCLMLGAGVEMTHSWEVI; from the coding sequence ATGAAAGCAGAAGTGAAATGGGTGGAAGGACTCAAATTTTTAGGTCTTTCTGAATCTGGACACTCGATGGTTATGGACGGTAGCGGTGGTGAGTCGGCACCCAGCCCAATGGAGATGGTACTTATGGCAGCAGGTGGCTGCAGCTCTGTTGATGTCGTTGATGGGTTGACGCGGCATGGTCAACGAGTTTCGGCGTGCAGAGCCAAGTTGAACACTGAGCGTCGTGATACTGCCCCTCGACTATTCACTAAGGTAAATATTCACTTTGAAATATCCGGAGACGGCTTGGACACTGACATTGTTGACAAGGTCACGGCAGACTCACTACAAAAATATTGCTCAGTGTGCTTAATGCTGGGGGCTGGTGTCGAAATGACCCACAGTTGGGAAGTGATTTAG
- the yddG gene encoding aromatic amino acid DMT transporter YddG codes for MNRHRFTCCGILAILLWSSVTGMARAVTELLGPEGGAAAIYTVAACFLVLVMGLPKLKRYPLRYVLVGGGLFVAYEVCLVLSIGLAHSRQQAIEMLVINYLWPALTVLLAVLASPRKTNLLIYPAIALAFFGVAWSISGEQGLSINQIVANVKTNPITYSMAFVGAFLWAIYCNLTKRLAGGQNAITLFFIMTAIALWANYAITADQDMSLDLESAIWLILAGVAMGSGYALWNYAIIGGNMVFLATLSYFTPVLSTVISSFILGLVLTDTFLQGVVLVTLGSLLCWWATRESKKVGTENEEGKMFDN; via the coding sequence TTGAATAGGCATAGATTTACTTGCTGTGGCATTTTAGCCATTTTGCTTTGGAGCAGTGTAACTGGGATGGCGCGAGCGGTCACAGAATTACTAGGGCCTGAGGGCGGCGCTGCAGCAATTTATACAGTCGCTGCTTGTTTTCTGGTACTTGTGATGGGGCTTCCTAAACTAAAACGCTACCCTCTAAGGTATGTTTTAGTAGGGGGTGGGTTGTTCGTTGCTTACGAAGTTTGTTTGGTCCTTTCTATAGGATTAGCACACTCACGCCAGCAAGCTATTGAAATGTTGGTGATCAATTATCTCTGGCCAGCGCTCACCGTTTTATTGGCAGTACTGGCAAGCCCTAGAAAGACCAATTTACTCATTTATCCTGCCATTGCACTAGCGTTTTTTGGAGTCGCGTGGAGCATTTCTGGTGAACAAGGCTTATCTATCAATCAGATAGTTGCTAATGTGAAGACGAACCCAATTACTTATTCCATGGCATTCGTTGGAGCATTTTTGTGGGCAATTTACTGTAACCTGACGAAACGCTTGGCTGGTGGGCAAAATGCAATTACCCTATTTTTTATCATGACGGCTATCGCGTTATGGGCCAACTATGCGATTACTGCAGACCAAGACATGAGTTTGGATCTCGAATCCGCTATCTGGCTTATTCTAGCTGGGGTGGCGATGGGAAGCGGTTATGCGCTGTGGAATTATGCAATCATAGGTGGCAACATGGTGTTTCTAGCGACCTTATCATACTTTACTCCTGTACTCTCGACGGTTATCTCATCTTTCATATTGGGGTTAGTACTTACCGATACGTTTTTACAGGGTGTCGTTTTAGTGACACTAGGTTCTTTGCTTTGCTGGTGGGCTACACGCGAGTCGAAAAAGGTTGGGACTGAGAATGAGGAAGGGAAAATGTTTGACAACTGA
- a CDS encoding L,D-transpeptidase family protein produces MKLKIAQIAITACCLIFTSISVAQVDLVKVDKSKRRMYLIDDHQIIREFRIALGKSPRGHKRQEGDQRTPEGRYYLDFIIDESEFYRSIHISYPNQSDINYATTRRIKPGGNIKIHGLRNGETRPANFVQSFDWTNGCIAITNEEMDELLTLVQPGTPIDIRW; encoded by the coding sequence ATGAAGCTTAAGATCGCTCAAATTGCTATCACAGCGTGCTGTCTTATTTTTACGTCTATCTCGGTGGCACAAGTTGATTTAGTCAAAGTCGATAAGTCTAAACGCCGAATGTATTTGATTGATGACCATCAGATCATACGTGAGTTTCGCATTGCGTTAGGGAAGTCACCAAGAGGCCACAAAAGACAAGAAGGTGATCAACGCACGCCAGAAGGGCGTTACTACTTAGACTTTATTATCGATGAATCAGAGTTTTATCGTTCAATCCACATCAGCTACCCTAACCAAAGTGATATCAATTATGCAACCACACGGAGAATAAAGCCTGGCGGAAATATTAAAATCCATGGCCTACGAAATGGCGAAACTCGCCCAGCTAACTTTGTTCAAAGCTTTGACTGGACCAATGGCTGTATTGCTATCACCAATGAAGAGATGGATGAGTTACTCACTCTAGTCCAACCAGGCACCCCGATTGACATTCGATGGTAA
- a CDS encoding RuvA C-terminal domain-containing protein, with amino-acid sequence MMSAIEKPDPSTHYVIVYFDGSHMTSLEVDAKSRAEAIEALKNLGFTERDMFSISP; translated from the coding sequence ATGATGTCGGCAATTGAAAAGCCAGATCCCAGTACTCATTATGTCATCGTTTATTTTGACGGTTCCCATATGACTTCCCTTGAAGTTGATGCCAAGAGTCGCGCGGAAGCAATTGAAGCATTAAAGAATCTGGGATTTACAGAGCGTGATATGTTTTCTATTTCGCCCTGA
- a CDS encoding BatD family protein, translating into MNQRAFKLMSLVALTMAFFSPVSIAANIWATVSKNKVVKNEVFQLRVVVDEKASSDDLDFSALEKDFYVSRPSFGSSINIVNGNRTVRSEWNITLAAQKLGLAKIPAFTIDGNSSKPIAIQVTQDSDEPKVSDLVELRTSLDKTQLYPNESASLKTRLIIKADPRRLQNPQVVPPKVKGLTLTQIGEPNQYQSVLDGVEVTVLDQNYRVTADNSGDYTLHSAAFKGSVIYGNDRVGTTKLVSVDIPAEVFNINVEPKPEGYSGVWLPTSMLSLKQTWTAANGEKITPSTELATKVGDSITREITLDVEGLPQERLPKLNINYPENIRVYAEKPQFSQLESGVTRMTLKQVLIPKQAGSIELPSLDLNWWDSQNKRQNTAHIEGLSLAVEPGENLNNSVPAPQYSAPVETKTITVHDAGFWPYLTALFALLWLITSGLLVRSKAKSSEPKINRELEPNSSSALIDALESEDYFKAQHCASQWLNQVSIDDKNLIEEVKNELDLMQKSYFSSQETGWNATNLLKLIGKVDKMPRSNNRPEEELAQL; encoded by the coding sequence ATGAATCAAAGAGCATTTAAATTGATGAGCTTAGTCGCTCTAACAATGGCCTTTTTTAGCCCTGTTTCTATCGCTGCTAATATATGGGCAACCGTAAGCAAGAATAAAGTCGTCAAAAATGAAGTTTTCCAATTGCGTGTTGTGGTCGACGAAAAAGCGTCCTCTGATGACCTAGATTTCAGTGCACTTGAAAAAGATTTCTACGTCAGCAGGCCGAGCTTTGGCTCATCAATAAATATTGTCAATGGCAATCGGACCGTCAGAAGTGAATGGAATATCACCTTGGCAGCACAAAAGCTGGGGCTTGCCAAAATCCCTGCTTTTACCATTGACGGCAATAGCTCTAAACCCATAGCGATACAAGTAACACAAGACTCTGACGAGCCAAAAGTATCGGATTTGGTCGAGCTTAGGACTTCTTTAGATAAAACCCAACTCTACCCAAATGAAAGTGCTTCGCTAAAAACGCGATTGATCATTAAAGCGGATCCAAGACGCTTACAAAATCCCCAAGTTGTGCCACCAAAAGTCAAGGGGCTTACCCTCACACAAATTGGTGAGCCTAATCAGTATCAAAGTGTACTTGATGGCGTTGAAGTCACCGTACTTGACCAAAATTATCGAGTGACAGCCGACAACTCTGGAGACTATACCTTGCACAGCGCTGCATTCAAAGGTTCAGTGATTTACGGGAACGATAGAGTGGGAACAACAAAGCTTGTCTCGGTCGATATCCCCGCGGAAGTCTTTAATATCAATGTTGAGCCAAAGCCTGAGGGATATTCTGGCGTATGGTTACCCACTTCGATGCTGTCTCTGAAACAGACATGGACAGCAGCCAATGGAGAGAAAATCACACCGAGCACCGAGCTTGCGACCAAAGTGGGCGATTCGATTACTCGTGAGATAACCTTGGATGTAGAAGGACTACCTCAAGAGCGCCTTCCTAAGCTCAATATCAACTACCCAGAAAATATTCGCGTTTATGCAGAAAAGCCCCAGTTTTCGCAGCTTGAAAGTGGCGTTACGCGTATGACGCTTAAACAAGTATTGATCCCTAAACAGGCTGGCAGTATCGAGCTACCAAGCCTTGACCTCAACTGGTGGGATAGTCAAAACAAAAGACAAAATACAGCACACATTGAAGGGTTATCTCTCGCTGTTGAGCCAGGAGAGAATCTCAATAATTCAGTTCCAGCGCCGCAGTATTCCGCGCCTGTTGAGACTAAAACCATTACCGTGCATGACGCGGGGTTTTGGCCATATCTCACCGCCCTATTTGCACTACTTTGGCTCATCACCAGTGGACTGTTAGTGCGAAGTAAAGCTAAGAGCTCAGAGCCAAAAATCAACCGAGAATTGGAGCCAAATTCAAGTTCAGCTCTTATCGATGCTCTCGAGTCCGAAGACTATTTTAAGGCTCAGCACTGCGCCTCACAGTGGCTAAATCAGGTGAGTATTGACGACAAAAACTTGATTGAGGAAGTAAAAAACGAGTTAGATCTGATGCAGAAATCCTATTTTTCTTCGCAAGAAACTGGCTGGAATGCAACAAACCTGCTTAAACTTATTGGAAAGGTGGACAAGATGCCTCGTTCAAATAATAGGCCTGAGGAGGAACTGGCTCAGCTGTAA
- a CDS encoding VWA domain-containing protein — protein sequence MSDFRFLYPEWLAMMLPLAIMVIWLIKRSRSKTLIAPHLAKAMGFSHNSSRNLSISIAAVTGFIAIVALAGPSFTASERPSFSNQSGRVLIMDMSMSMYATDIKPNRLTQAKYKARDLLKQWNEGSTGLIVYAGDAYTVSPMTSDTHTILNLIPNLSPDLMPFQGANAAIAVEQAISMMRNIGLSQGDLVLFTDDIDNQEADNIETLLKGTKWRLTILGVGSQAGAPIQLLDGTLLKSESGHTVVAKSNFANMAKLARTSKSLFTPIQLNNSDIEAISRLTNNVEATSKLNQAKQIMDRVNNGIWLVPLLLIPALMMFRRGVVFALLVVTLPAMNINSVEASPWLNDDQQAKRLFDSKEYKQAAELFKNKEWQGMAQYEAGDFAAAIESLKGVQTPRGKYNLANAYAQNKDFDQAISLYEQVLEQQPDNSDAKHNLEIVRRQQQQQQQQQQQQQQQESDENSSSEQQQGSQSEENSSAEEKSQEQESKQNQSNEQKMANDEQKPQSKDKDETGQASSEQESTPKEIKKPDKPLEQESQQLSQQERAEPIDPALRKLEQVESARDPSRLLKAQLILQAKSKQPPENTGKKW from the coding sequence ATGTCTGATTTTCGCTTTCTTTACCCAGAGTGGTTAGCAATGATGCTACCACTTGCTATCATGGTTATTTGGCTGATTAAGCGCAGTCGAAGTAAAACCTTGATTGCTCCTCACTTAGCAAAGGCAATGGGCTTTAGTCACAACTCCTCTCGTAACTTGAGCATCAGCATAGCAGCTGTCACAGGGTTTATTGCCATTGTTGCTTTAGCTGGTCCAAGCTTCACTGCATCAGAAAGACCAAGCTTTTCCAACCAAAGTGGTCGAGTGCTTATCATGGATATGTCTATGTCCATGTATGCAACTGATATTAAACCCAATCGACTAACTCAAGCTAAGTATAAAGCTCGTGACTTACTAAAGCAGTGGAATGAAGGGAGTACAGGTCTTATCGTCTATGCCGGAGATGCTTATACCGTCAGTCCAATGACGTCCGATACCCACACCATTTTAAACTTAATCCCAAATCTCAGCCCAGATCTCATGCCATTTCAAGGTGCTAATGCTGCAATTGCTGTAGAGCAAGCTATTAGTATGATGAGAAATATTGGCTTGTCTCAAGGTGACTTAGTGCTCTTTACAGACGACATCGATAACCAAGAAGCGGATAACATTGAAACTCTGCTCAAGGGCACAAAGTGGCGACTGACGATTTTAGGAGTGGGCAGCCAAGCAGGGGCTCCTATCCAGCTCTTAGATGGCACATTACTTAAATCTGAGTCTGGACACACTGTGGTGGCAAAATCAAATTTCGCCAACATGGCTAAACTTGCTCGCACATCTAAAAGCTTATTCACTCCTATCCAGCTTAACAACAGTGATATTGAAGCAATTAGTCGATTAACCAATAACGTAGAAGCAACCAGTAAGCTCAATCAAGCCAAACAAATCATGGACCGAGTAAACAACGGCATCTGGTTAGTACCATTATTACTCATACCGGCACTAATGATGTTTCGTCGTGGTGTGGTCTTCGCTCTATTAGTTGTCACTCTACCTGCCATGAACATCAATAGTGTCGAGGCTTCACCTTGGCTTAATGACGATCAGCAAGCAAAAAGGCTGTTTGATTCTAAGGAATATAAACAAGCAGCAGAGCTATTTAAAAATAAAGAATGGCAAGGCATGGCACAATATGAAGCAGGTGATTTTGCCGCTGCTATTGAGTCATTAAAGGGCGTACAAACACCGAGAGGAAAGTATAACCTTGCCAATGCGTATGCTCAAAACAAAGATTTTGACCAAGCGATTAGCCTTTATGAACAAGTACTAGAGCAGCAGCCTGATAACTCAGATGCCAAACATAACCTAGAAATTGTTCGACGACAGCAACAGCAACAGCAACAGCAACAGCAACAGCAACAGCAACAAGAGTCTGATGAGAATTCTTCATCAGAGCAACAACAAGGCTCTCAATCAGAGGAAAATTCTTCAGCAGAGGAAAAGTCCCAAGAGCAAGAGTCCAAGCAGAACCAGTCTAACGAACAAAAAATGGCAAACGATGAACAAAAGCCACAATCAAAAGACAAAGATGAAACGGGCCAAGCCTCTTCTGAGCAGGAATCAACGCCAAAGGAAATAAAGAAGCCCGATAAACCCTTAGAACAAGAATCACAGCAACTCTCTCAACAGGAAAGGGCTGAACCTATCGATCCAGCGCTGCGAAAACTTGAACAAGTAGAAAGCGCTCGAGATCCCAGTCGCCTTCTCAAAGCACAACTGATATTACAAGCAAAATCAAAGCAACCACCAGAGAACACAGGTAAGAAGTGGTAA
- a CDS encoding vWA domain-containing protein produces MANIEFVWWWNFLLLPLPLLIYFLLPPAQTSSPVYMPYLPESPAGNSSWSLMAKGLTAVIWITLVTASARPVWYGDPVITQPKHRDMMLVVDLSYSMSQEDMQLNGDYIDRLTAVKQVLGDFISQRQGDRLGLVLFADHAYLQTPLTLDRKTVSQQLNQTVLRLIGDKTAIGEGIGLATKTFVDGDAPQRVMILLSDGTNTAGVIDPIEAANIAKKYNVTIYTVGIGAGEMLVKEFFMTRKVNTAKDLDEKSLKEIASMTGGKYFRARDSQELSNIYDTINDLEPISQTTQTWRPQQDWFTIPLAIALVSFFSLLIIRRNHV; encoded by the coding sequence TTGGCTAATATAGAGTTTGTATGGTGGTGGAACTTCCTTCTGCTGCCTTTGCCACTACTAATTTATTTTTTATTGCCCCCAGCTCAAACATCATCTCCTGTTTATATGCCCTACCTGCCCGAATCGCCGGCGGGTAACTCATCGTGGAGTTTAATGGCTAAAGGTTTAACCGCAGTGATCTGGATTACTCTGGTTACTGCATCTGCAAGACCAGTTTGGTACGGCGATCCTGTCATCACACAACCTAAGCACAGAGATATGATGCTAGTGGTCGATCTCTCGTACTCAATGAGCCAAGAAGACATGCAGTTAAATGGCGATTACATTGATCGCCTAACGGCGGTAAAACAAGTATTAGGCGACTTTATTAGTCAGCGTCAAGGGGATCGTTTGGGCTTAGTTCTATTCGCCGATCATGCTTATTTGCAAACCCCACTAACGCTAGACAGGAAAACAGTCAGCCAGCAACTCAACCAGACTGTTCTTCGCTTGATTGGCGATAAGACGGCCATAGGTGAAGGGATAGGTTTAGCGACCAAAACTTTCGTCGACGGAGACGCCCCACAGCGCGTGATGATATTACTCAGTGATGGCACCAATACAGCGGGAGTTATTGACCCGATTGAGGCTGCCAATATTGCTAAGAAATACAATGTCACTATTTACACTGTCGGTATCGGAGCGGGTGAGATGCTGGTAAAAGAGTTCTTTATGACTCGAAAGGTCAATACAGCAAAAGATTTAGATGAGAAATCCCTAAAGGAAATTGCCTCAATGACTGGCGGTAAATACTTCAGGGCCAGAGATAGCCAAGAGCTCTCCAACATCTACGATACCATCAATGATCTTGAGCCGATTAGTCAAACAACGCAAACTTGGCGACCCCAACAAGATTGGTTCACTATCCCCTTAGCTATCGCACTTGTCAGCTTCTTTTCATTGTTGATTATCAGGAGAAACCATGTCTGA
- a CDS encoding DUF4381 domain-containing protein: MSTLNKDSLLPLNPMHLPELPSWFPIAWGWWASAGATLLSILAIWLIYRWNKKRLAPKKTALRLIQAGEKPAEAFELLRQAALCYYPREEVAKLTGKEWYAFLDTQVKAPLFLDNYDVWQVALYSKEPLGNASELVSHCSQWVNEALPPKRRRTKVG; this comes from the coding sequence ATGAGCACATTAAACAAGGATTCTCTGTTACCACTCAATCCGATGCATTTGCCTGAGCTCCCCTCTTGGTTTCCTATCGCTTGGGGTTGGTGGGCAAGCGCTGGTGCCACTCTTCTATCTATTTTGGCCATATGGCTCATTTATCGCTGGAATAAGAAAAGGCTGGCGCCAAAGAAAACCGCTTTAAGGTTGATTCAAGCCGGTGAAAAGCCAGCAGAAGCGTTTGAATTGCTTCGCCAAGCCGCGTTGTGTTACTACCCAAGAGAAGAAGTCGCCAAGCTAACGGGAAAAGAATGGTATGCTTTTCTCGATACGCAAGTAAAAGCCCCCTTATTTTTAGATAATTACGACGTCTGGCAAGTTGCTCTTTATTCAAAAGAACCCCTAGGCAATGCGTCAGAACTCGTCTCTCATTGTTCACAATGGGTCAATGAAGCACTTCCCCCCAAACGAAGGAGGACAAAAGTTGGCTAA